Sequence from the Patescibacteria group bacterium genome:
AATGGCAATTGATTTTTTAGTGAAGAAATGTAAATTGTCAAAAAAGAAACTTTGGTTCACCTTTTTCAGTGGACAAAATAGCTTGCGAGAGGATGCGGAAAGCAAAAAGTTTTTATTAGAATCAAAGGTTTTAGCTGAAAGAATTTTTCCATTTAATAAAGAGACCAATTGGTGGGGACCGACCGGAAACGAAGGGCCTTGCGGACCAACAGTTGAAATCTATTTTGATTTAACAGGCAAGCCATGTGATTTAGCAGACAAGTGTCTGCCCAACTGTGAATGTGGAAGATTTGTTGAAATCTGGAACCTTGTTTTTAACGAGTATTATCAGAATCAGGCAGGCGAATTATCAGCGCTTGAGCAAAATGGCGTTGATACAGGGATGGGCCTTGAACGGTTAGCAGCAGTTTGTGAGAAAAAAAATTCTGTTTTTGAAACCGACTTGTTTACGCCGATTATGAAGATTCTTAACAATGGCGATAGTCCTGAAAAACAGCGGATTATAGCAGACCATATTAGAAGCGCAGTGTTTTTGATTTGCGAAGGCATATTGCCTTTAAATGTGGAAAGGGGATATGTTTTAAGAAGATTATTGAGAAAAATTTTTACCAATATTGAGATTTTAGAATTAGAACAGGAAAAGATTTATGAGTTAGCAAAAGCGGTCGTGGAAAATTACAAAAATATTTATCCTGAAATAGGACGCAACGAAGATAGAATAATCACTGTTATCCAACAAGAGTCAGAGAAATTTGAAAAAGCGAAAGAGTCAGGCAGGAAAATATATGATAGAATAAAGAAATCATTGTTGGAAGGAATAATTACCGGAGCAAACGCTTTTGAGCTTTATTCAACCCACAGCATACCCTTGGAGATTACGGAAGAATGGGCAAGACGAGATAATATGAAAATCAAGAATAGAGATGATTTTTTTAAGCTTCAAAAAGAACATCAGGAAATTTCCCGGGCTGGAGCAGAGAAAAAATTCGGAGGAGTCGGCAAAGAAGCGTCTTCGCCAGAAGCAATCAAGCTGCATACGGCAACTCATCTTTTGCACGCATCTTTAAGAAAATTACTTGGGGACGGAGTAAAACAAATGGGCTCTGATATAACTTCAGAACGATTGAGATTTGATTTTTCTTTTGATAGAAAACTGACAGATGGAGAAATAGGGGAGATAGAAAAAATGGTCAATGAAAAAATCAAGGAGAATCTGCCAGTGAATAAGAACGAAATGACCCTTAAAGAAGCTATAGATGGCGGAGCAATAGCGTTTTTTAGAGAAAAGTATCCTGATACAGTAAGCGTCTACTCTATCGGAGGCTTTTCAAAAGAAATTTGCGCTGGGCCTCATATAGAAAAAACAGGCCACTTGGGTAATTTCAAAATAACAAAACAAGAGTCAGTCGGCTCTGGCATAAGAAGAATTAAGGCCATCTTAGGACAATGAAAAAGAAAATTTACGATATTACACCACCTCAAAAACAACCCCAAAGATTCATTCCTGGAAAAGTTATTCCTATTAAAGAGGAGAAAATAGGGGTGGAGCCAAATGGAAATATCGCTATCCCAGAAATAAAAGTTTCAGAAATAAAAAGAAAAGGAATCAGCCCGGGGGAGAATTTTCAAAAAGCGAAAAAGTTCTCGGCATGGAAAATTGCCATACTGGTTATTTGTATTGTAATAGCTGTGGGCGGTTATTGGACTATTTCCAGCACTAATAAGATAACGATTGAGCTCGTTCCTGCCACAGAATTATTTTCTTTAGAAACCTCTATTGCCCTAACTGCCTCTACAAGCGAATTTATGCTTGCTTCAGAGTTATCCCAAACCATTATTCCTGTTGAACTAATAGAAATAGAAAAAGAGTTTAACAAGGAATTCTCAGCAGGTCAGGCAATAGTTGAAGAAAAAGCGAGAGGCACGATAAGGGTGTATAATAAACACATGCGCGACATCAGCTTGGTTGAAAACACAAGGTTTTTGTCTTCAAGTGAACCGACTCGCCAATTCCACGCTGAAACAAAGATAGTCGTTCCAATGGGCGGTTATGCAGATATTCCAGTAATCGCCAGCGAAGCAGGAGGGGAATATAATATTGAGCCCTGCACTTTTTCTGTGCCTGGGCTAAGGAATTTTTCTCCGCCTCAATTGTATTACGACATTTATGGAAAATCATTTTCCGATATGCAAGGAGGGAGAAAAGAAACAATTTTAAAGGTCACAAAAGAATCTTTAGAAAATGCTCAAAAAGAGCTTTTGGCTGTGGCTAAACAGGAGATGGAATCGGTTTTACAAAAAGAGGCAGGCGATGATTATAAAATTCTTGGCGATAGCATAGAGATTGAACTAATTAATGGAAGTCCGCTTAATGTCCAAGAAGGACAAGAGATTGATAAGTTTGTATACCATATTAATGTAAAAGCCAAGGCCTTTATGGCAAAGAAAGCAGATTTATTAGAATTTGGAAGAGCGTATCTTGGCGTCAACATGTCTAGTAACAAAGAGTTTATTGACGAATCAATTGACATTGCTTTTCTTTCAGAATCAGGCGGTATTTTGACAGGACTTAAGGCGAAGTTAAAAGTTTCAGCCCAGATTTATTCCATAATAGACGAAGAATCATTAAGGGAAATAGTCAAGGGTCGGAGTAGGAGCGATATCGCCCGCTACACAATTGGAATCTGTCCCGAATTGGCGAAACAGCCGAAGGTGACATTTAGTCCTTTTTGGGCGCGTAAGGCCTCTTTAAGCGCAGACCAAATAAAGATATCCGTAATTTTCAAGTAATCTATTGACCTATTTTTTAAATAATGTTATGCTGTTTATCACTATTTTGAAATGAGCGAAAAAAAACAAACACATAGATTAGAGGGAGTGATTGAAGAAGCTCTGCCAAGCACTACTTTTAGGGTAAAGCTTGATAATGGCAAAGAAATACTAGCCCATTTAGCAGGCAAATTAAGAATCAATAGGATAAAGGTTTTGCCTGGAGACAATGTGGTGGTTGAGTTGGCATCATTAGACGATGACAGGGGCAGGATAGTTTACAGGAGGAAATAAAATAAATATTAATTTTGATTTGCGTTATAATGTGACGCGAGATTTATTTTATCAGTAAGTTTTTAGATAAATATTCCATGAAAATTCGCGCATCAGTAAAAAAAGTTTGTAATAAATGCAAGACAGTTCGCAGAAAGGGGCATGTTTATGTTATTTGTCAAAACCCGAAACATAAACAGAGACAAGGGAAGTAATTTACCCGCCCGAGGCGGGTGTAAGAATCTGTAATAATTCGTAAATTTATAAATAAACCCACTCATTAACAGCTTCTAACATGGCGAGAATATCTGGGGTAAATTTACCCCCTAAAAAAAGAATAGAGATAGCGTTGACTTATGTATATGGCATAGGCAATTCTTCAAGTAAAAAAATTTTACAGGAACTTAAGATTGATTTAGATAAAAAGGCGGAAGAGTTAAATAATGATGAGATCCGGCTTATTCAAGATGCGATTAGCGCTAAATATAAGGTAGAAGGAGATGCCAAAAAGATTCAGATGATGGCGATAAAGCGTCTGAAAGACATCAATTCTTGGAGAGGCAGTAGGCATAAGAAGAATCTGCCAGTGAGGGGACAAACCACGAGAGTAAATTCAAGGACAGTAAGGGGCAACACAAGGAAGACAGTTGGTTCTGGCAGAAAGGCAGCACCAGGACCAAAATAAGTATAAAAATCAATGGGAAAGAAAAAAGTTATTAAAAAGAGTACAGAAGAGCTACTTAAAGAGCGAGAAGACATAGAAAGCAAGATGCAAAAGGGAGCAGGAGAATTAGGGGCTGACAGGGCTCGTGTCCAGAATGGATTTCTTTACATCTATTCTTCTTACAACAACACGATTTTAACGCTCACCGACGAGATAGGCAGTGTTTTGTGTTGGATTAGCGCCGGCAAAATCGGTTTCAAGGGCACAAAAAAGGGGACTCCTTATGCTGCTAACAGGGTGGCAGAATCAATGGCTCAAAATATTCAGAAATTTAGATTAGACAAAATTAGTGTAAAGGTTAAGGGCATTGGAAGCGGGCGCGAATCAGCCATCAGAGCATTAGCTGCGCACGGAGTTAATATTGTTTCAATTGAAGACAAGACCTCTGTTCCGCACAATGGTTGTCGTCCCGCTAAACCAAGGAAATGTTAGTAATAATAAAAAGGCATTAAGCGCAAGGTCTTATGGAAAATGCAAAATGTAAAATTTGTCGCAGAACAGGTAGAAAATTATTTCTCAAAGGAGAGAAGTGTCTTTCTGCTAAATGTCCGATGATCAAGAAAGCGTATCCTCCTGGCAGTGCGGGAAAGAGAAGGGGTAGGGCGTTATCAGAATATGGTAAGGAGTTGAAGGAAAAACAGAAATTAAAGGAATGGTATGGTCTTAGAGAGAGGCAATTTAGTAATTATGTCAATAAAGTGTTGGAAAAGGCGCACAGAGCCAAAACAGAAGAAAATCCAGCAGAGCTTTTGGTAAAAGAGTTGGAGAGTCGATTAGATAACACTGTTTTCCGCTTAGGCATCGCCTCAAATCGCGCCCAAGCAAGACAATTAGTTTCACACGGTCATTTTTCAGTGAATGGGAAGCCAGTTGATATTCCAAGTTTCTCTTTAAAGAAAGGAGACAAAGTAAGCATCAGGCCAAATTCTTTGAAAAAGCCGGTGTTTGAAAAATTATCAGTAAATATTAAGAAATACCAAGCTCCGACCTGGCTTAAGCTTGATAAAGAAAAGATAGAAGGCGAGTTCATCGGAAAGCCCAATCTTGAAGAAGTTGCTCCGCCAGCGGAAATATCCTCAATATTTGAATTTTATTCAAGATAATTTATTTTCTCATTAAACCCGAACGAACCCGCCCAGGGCGGGGAGTGAGGGTAAATAAATATGATTTCTTTGCCCAAGGTTCCAATGATTTCTGAAAAAGACAATAATCGCGCTGTATTTATAATTGAAGGATTATATCCAGGATACGGCATCACAGTAGGCAATGCTTTGAGAAGGGTTTTGTTGTCTTCTTTGGAAGGAGCTGCTGTTGCGCAGGCGAGAATCAAGGGAGCACAGCATGAGTTTGCAACATTGCCAGGAGTATTGGAGGATGTTATCACAATTTGTCTTAATTTAAAAAAATTGCGCTTTAAGCTTTTTTCTGACGAACCACAGCAGGCAACCCTTAAACTACAAGGAGAGAAAGAGGTTTTTGGAAAAGATTTAAAATTACCGTCTCAATTAGAATTAGTTAATAAGGATTTGCACATTGCCACTCTTACGAATAAAAAAGCGGTTTTTGAAATGGACATCCTCGTTCAAAAAGGGATTGGTTATGAGCCGAGGGAGACCCGTGATAAGGAAAAATTAGAAATAGGGCAGATAAGTTTGGATGCTATTTATACACCGATACAAAGAGTGAGTTATAAAGTTGATAATATTAGGGTCGGAGACAGAACTGATTTTGAGCGCTTGAGCTTAGAGATAGAAACAGATGGAACAATGAGTCCGGAAGAGGCCCTAATGAAAGCAACAGAGATTTTAATAAATCACTTTACTTTAATTTTTGACGAGAAGAGTAATCTTATAAAAGAGAAGCCATCTGCGAAAAAGCCGAGCGATAAGGACGGTAGCAAGAAAGGCAAGGAAGTCAAAAAAGCCAAAAAGGACAAGAAAGCGAAAGAAGCTAAAGAAGTTAAGAGTTTTGAGGAATTGAAGTTTTCTGTTCGCACAATAAACGCTTTGGATAATGCGCATATTAAAAATATTTCAGGATTAGCGCGTAAAAAAGAAATAGATATTTTAAAAATAGAAGGTCTTGGTCCAAAGGGTTTACAAGAAATCAAGAAGGCCTTTAAGAAATTAGGGATAGAAATGTAATAGTAAAATAATATATGCAGAAAAGAATTAAAGGCAGAAAATTCCATAGGAAAGCAGGTCCGAGAAAAGCGCTTTTGAAGACATTAGCTTCGTCTTTGATTTTGAAAGGAAAAATTGAAACAACAGAAGCGAAAGCAAAAGAGCTATCTTCTTTTATTGAGAAAAAAATAACTAAAGCTGGAAAAGGAGATTTGGCAGCGAGAAGGGAATTGGCGAAATTATTTGCCCCGCTGATAGTGAAAAAGTTAGTAAACGAAATAGCGCCTCTTTACAAAAATCAGCAAGGGGGCTATACAAGGGTTATCAAGACAGGACCAAGGAAAAGCGATAGCGCGAGAATGGCAATAATAGAGCTGATAGAAAAGCCAAAACCCAAAACCCAAAATCCAAAAACTGAAACCCGAAAATAGCAGAAATTATTAATCAATAATTATTAATCACTAATATTTATCGTTGATTATGGAAAGGCAGACACATACAATTGACGCAGCAGGAAGGCCATTGGGGAGAGTGGCAACACAGGTGGTCGCGCTGTTGCGCGGTAAACATAAGGAAGATTTTGTTCCAAATAAAGATATTGGCGATTTTGTTGTAATCACTAATTTTGGAAAAGTGAAATTCACAGGAAAGAAATTGGAGAAGAAAAATTATTACCGATACTCTGGGTACCCGGGTGGGTTGAAAGAAATTCCTTTATCAAGGATTTTTTCTCAAGACCCAGCTCAAGTAATGAGGAGGGCAGTGCTTGGAATGCTTCCGAAGAATAAACTAAGAGACCAGCAGATAAAACGGCTGAAAGTAGAGTTGTAATAAATAGTTATTAACATTATGCCAGAGAAAATAAAAGCAACAGTCAAGAAAACAGCGAAAAAAACAATGCCAGCAACCAAGGTGTTGGTTAAGCAAAAGGCGCCCAAAAAAGCGTTGAAAAAAGAAATCAAGACAGCTGTTTTAGAATTGCCGGTCAAGAAGAATATAGCAGCAGAAAGATACATTGAGGCAGTTGGCAGAAGAAAAACCGCTGTTGCCAGAGCGCGTCTTTTTACAGCAAAAGACAAGATAGAGTTTTTGGTTAATGGAAAGGACTTTAAAGAATATTTTCGAAGTTCGGAATCGCAAAGGAATGTTTTATCAGCTCTTGAGATGATGAACTGCTTAGATAAGTTTAATATTTCTATTAAGGTTTCTGGAGGGGGGATTAGCGCGCAATCAGAAGCAGTGAGACACGGCATTTCCCGGGCGCTCATAAAGTTTAATCCTGATTTCAGGAAACGACTCAAAAAAGCGGGATTTTTGACCCGCGACCCAAGAATGCGTGAAAGAAAGAAATTTGGTTTAAAGAGAGCAAGGCGCGGACCACAATGGTCAAAGAGATAAAATATAATAAAAACAAAACCACAAAACCGTCATTTAGGCGGTTTTTGGATATTTTTTACTTTATAATATTGTCGCTTGAAAAGAGGTTATTATTGCTTAAAATAAAGAGCTTGTTTGAGAGCCAGAATATTGTTGGGTTCGGAAAAGCTGTCAACTCAATTAAGTTCGGCTTCTGGCGATTGTCAATTTCCGTAATCTTCACTGATTCATTGATGCGGAATATCAAATAATGGTTGTTCAGCCAATTTAAGTTTGTGATTTCTTGTGAAGAGCTATAAAGCAATATTTTTTCCTCTTTGGCTCTTTGTGGTTGGCTTTTTTCTTCCTCAAGATAATAGAGCCATATTTGGTTGCCAGTATTAATAGCGATTTTTTTCATATCTTCGGAAAAACTAATTTGTTTTGCTGAATCAAAAATTTTTTCCAAAATGCGTTTTTCATGGTCGAGATGATAAAGCCCCTCATCCTCTTTTAGGAAAATATCTGACAAGCTATTGGACAAAATCTGGTAATTAGCAGTTGGCTTTATAGTTATTGGTTTTACATTTAATATCTCTGTAAGCGATATTTTGTCCCTATTAATTGTTCCTTTATAAATAACGCCTGATTCGCTTAGCCAGATGATATAATTATTAATAATCGCATAAGCCAAAACATTCTGTTTTAATGATGGGTCTGAAAAATCAAGCACAGTTTCCTCCCCATTGCCCCTGATAATAAAAATCGAGAACAGGGGACTGATAGCATTAGTGGCGCTACTGGTTTTTGTTGAGGTGGCTGTCGGGGCATATGAAATAAAAAATATCTCTTCGGAATTATTGGGGTTAAAGCTGATATTTTTAATTTTCTTATCTACATCAATTACAAAGAGCCCTTTATCAGGAGATGGTTCTGCTGTTAAATATTGTTTTTCTCCTTTTTTATCAAGTTCAACTAAAATCTTCTTAGAATCGCTTGACCAGATAATATTTGTTGGTTTTGCGCCAGAAATTTTTTTGGTTGTTAGCGAACCATTGCCTGATTCAAGGATTTGTAAGTCGTTTTCAGCCAGTATTTGCTTTTGTTCTTGATTTTGGAAATCAAAAGAAGAGAGTGACCACCCATTATCAGTCATAATTTCTATAATCGCTTTTTTCTCGTCTGGCGCAGGGGAAAGGGCTTTGATATCTTTTAATGCAAGATTAAATAAAGGATTCTTTGGAAAAAGAACGATATTTTTTGCTTCTGTAACTATTTTTTCCCCTACGCTAAGCTCTTTTTCCCAAGAATAATAATCGCTTTTTTGGATTGAAATTTTGTAGTTTTTTGGCAAAAGTCCAGCCATCAGCACTGTGTCAAAAAAGAAACTTGTTTTTTTATACGGTTTGTCATCAATATATACCATAACTCCGGGTGGTGAAATTTTAAAGAAAAGTCCGCCTGTTTGGACAATCCTTATATTATCAAAATCAAAACGATACCCAGAAGCGTATAAAATGACAATCGGCGTGATTATGATAAACAGTGCGCAGATTGATAGAAATAAGATTTTTTTAAAGCGCTTAGTCATTTTTATGAGTGTTTATTAGTATAAATACAAGCAGGCGTTGATTAATGTCTATTCTAACATAACCATTCCCAACTTGCTAATTTTTTGTTTTGAGGGTAAGATAAAAATATCCATGGCAGAGCAATTCATAATCAACGGCGGAAAACGGTTGAAAGGAACGATAGAAGCGAGGGGCGCCAAAAACGCCTGTTTTCCTATTTTGGCTGCCACCCTGCTCACCAATGAAGAGTGTATTATAGATAATATCCCTTTGATTGAGGATGTTTTTTGTTTAATAGAGATAATCAAGAGTTTAGGCAAAGAAGTAGAATGGATTAAAAAGAGGACACTGCGCATTACACAGAAATCCCCATTGGACGCGAAAAAAATTAATCAAAAATTGGTTTCTAAATTAAGGGGTTCTGTTTTGCTTTTAGGACCCTTGTTGGCTCGATGCAAAACAATAAGATTCGCCCAGCCCGGGGGTTGTGTTATTGGAGCAAGACCAATTTCAACCCACTTAGATGCTTTTTCCCAATTAGGCGTAGACATAGGGGAAGAAGTGACAGAACAGGCAGAATATTTCCGTTTAGAAATTAAAAATAAGTCGGCGGATGAGATAATCCTCAACGAGTTTAGCGTAACAGCCACTGAAAATGCGCTTCTTTTTGCCAGCGCTCTTCCAAAGAAAACCATAATCAAAGCAGCGGATTGTGATTATAGCACACAGGAATTGGTCAAGTTTTTAAATAAAATGGGCGCGAAGATTAAGGCGTTTGGTTCTCATAATTTTTCAGTTGTTGGTAGAAAGAAGCTTTCAGGGGCAAAGCATAAAATTTTAAACGACCCGATAGAGGCGGGAACCTTTATTTTAATGGCAGCAGCCACAAGGAGTGATATTATTGTTAAAAATGTAGAGATTTCATACTTGGAATTCCCATTAAAGCGATTAAGGGACTTTGGCTTGCCAATAGAGATTATTGGTAAAGATAAGGTTAGGGTAAAACAATGGGCAAGTTTTAGAATGGAAAAAGTTCAGGCAATGCCTTTCCCCGGCATACCAACAGACCTTTTGCCATTGTTCGGTGTTTTGGCAACACAGGCCGAGGGAACAACCTTACTGCACGACCCTTTATATGATGGTAGATTAAGGTATTTAAATGAACTGAATAAAATGGGGGCGCAGATAATTTTTGCTGACCCGCATCGGGCTATTATTAATGGACCCACGACCCTTCGGGGCGTGACTGTTGATTCGCCTGATTTGAGAGGAGGAGCGTCATTGATAGTCGGAGCATTGCTTGCAAAAGGAGAAACAGTTATAAATAATATCTATCAGATAGATAGAGGGTATGAAAGAATTGAGGAAAGATTGCAGAAGTTAGGCGCAGACATTAGAAGAGTGCAAAGTTAGTTTAATTTTTAATTTCCAATTTTGAATTTTGATTAAATTTTGAATGATTGAACTTTTAATTCAAAATTAAGTAATTGGAAATTGATTCAGAATTCAAAATTAAAAATTAGTTTACATGTTTATACGAAAAATTGGAATTGATTTAGGAACTTGTAATTCATTAGTATTTATCCCAAAGAAAGGGGTTGTTTTGACAGAGCCATCTGTTGTCGCAGTTGATGTGAGTGAGAATAAAATTTTAGCTGTTGGCCAAGCGGCAAAGGAAATGACAGGGAGAACTCCAGAAAATATAACAGTTTTTCGTCCGCTTAAAGATGGGGTTATTGCTGATTTCCGGATAACCGAAGCAATGTTGAAATATTTTATTACGAAAGTTAAGCCCAAATACCAGTTCATAAAACCAGACCTAATAATATCTGTGCCAGCAGGAATCACTTCAACTGAAAAGAGGGCAGTGATTGAGGCCGCTGTTTTAGCAGGAGCTAAAAACGCTTATATTGCCAAAGAGCCGATTCTGGCAGCCATAGGAGCAGGAATTCCGATTCATACCTGTTCTGGTCATATGATTGTTGATATAGGCGGAGGAACGACCGAAGTAGCGGTGATATCTTTGGGCGGGATTGTGACATTTAATTCTATTAGGATGGCTGGGGACAAAATGAATGTTGCAGTAAGCGAATATATTAAAAAGAAGCATAATCTGGCAGTTGGAGAACAGACAGCAGAAGATGTAAAAATAAAAGTTGGGACAGCAGTGCCAGAAGAAAAAGAGAGATTTATAGAAATCAGGGGCAGAGATTTGGTTTCAGGACTGCCAAGGAGCATCAAGGTTTCTTCAAACGAAGTGAGTGAAGCAATTCAAGATGTTTTAGAAGAAATAATTTTGGCAATCAAATCAGTTTTACGCGACACTCCGCCCGAACTGGCTTCTGATATTATGGATAAAGGCATGGTGCTTTCCGGAGGAGGAGGACTGTTAAGAAATCTTGACCAATTAATAGCCAAAGCAACAGGCGTGCCTTGTTTTTTGGCAGATGAGGCTTTCTTTTGTGTGGCAAAGGGAACAGGGGTAGTATTAGAGAATCTTGATGTTTATAAGCGGAGCATAATGAGCAAAAAATAGTTTTTATGATAATAGGGCACAATAAACAATGGGAATTTTTAAGTAGATGTATTCAAAACGATAGGGTGGCTCATGCCTATTTATTTTATGGGCCTTTGAATATAGGGAAAAGGACTATTGCGATGGAATTTATTAAGTTATTAAATTGCCGTAATCCTAATATTGAGCCGTGCGGAAAATGTGAGAGTTGTGAAAGATTTGAAAATGGTATTCCTTCCAGTTTATTTTTTTTGAAACCAGAACCGCCAGAAAACAGCGAGGCAGAAGATGAAGGCAAGAATTTGGCGATACGGGTTGAGAGAATTTTTCAGTTAAAATTAGGGCTATCTCTTTCATCTGCATACGCAGGTTATAAAGTGGCGATTATAGATGATTCAGACGCAATGACTTATGATGCGCAGGGAGCGCTTTTAAAAATATTAGAAGAACCGAAAGGCAAGACAGTGATAATTTTAATCGCAGAACAGCCAGACAAGCTTTTACAAACAATTGTTTCAAGATGCCAGTTAATAAGATTTGATTTGCTCCAGCAGAAGCGCATAGAAGAATCGCTTATAAAGAATAATGCTTCTGCGAAGTTGGCTAAAGAAATTTCTTGGTTATCGTTTGGCAGGCCAGGGTTGGCGATGGAGTATTACAAAAATCCAGAAACAGCTGAACTGCAAAAAAAGCGGATAACTGATATTGTGAAGCTTTTAAGCGCGCCGTTGAGTTCCCGCTTCAAGTATGCCGAGGCGCTTTCTAAAGACACTAAAGAAATGTATTTTGCGCTGGATATATGGCTAAGTTTTTTCAGAGAGCTTTTATTAGAGAGCTTGGGGAAAGAAAAAAACATTTTTATGCCTGCCAAATGCAATTATTCAAAGACAAAGATAAGAAGCATTATCGGGCTTATTGAAAAAATAGGATTTGTTATTAAAACCACTAACACGAATCCAAGATTAGCAATGGAAGTCCTGCTTATGAAAATATAATAATCAACCCGCCTCAGGCGGACGAGCAATCAATAATTAATAATCAATCATTAATAACTATGCATAAACAAAGCATTGAGAAAATAAGAAAAGGACTTGACAAGGTTTTTGAATTTGCTAAACTTAATACATTAACCCCCCCTCCGACATCTTTTGATCTCGGAGGGTTTGTTTTATGAACGAAAGGATTTTCCTTATTATTGATGGCAGTAATTTTTATCATCGCTTGAAAGAGTTAGAATTGAAGAATTTGTTGAATTTTGATTATGGGCGGTTTAGTCAATTTTTGACAGGGAAAAGAGAATTAGTGCGTAAGAGCTATTATATCGGAGCGATTCGCACGGAGAGCAATAATCCAAAGAGTTATAAGCTATGGAGAAATCAGAGAATTCTGATAGGCCGACTCAAGAAACAAGGTTTTGAAATG
This genomic interval carries:
- a CDS encoding alanine--tRNA ligase, which gives rise to MNHLKLRKLFLEFFEKRGHKIVLSSSLIPSDPSVLFTTAGMQQFKPYFMGEKSPYGKRAVSIQKCVRTSDIDEVGDKSHLTFFEMLGNFSFADYFKKEAIEMAIDFLVKKCKLSKKKLWFTFFSGQNSLREDAESKKFLLESKVLAERIFPFNKETNWWGPTGNEGPCGPTVEIYFDLTGKPCDLADKCLPNCECGRFVEIWNLVFNEYYQNQAGELSALEQNGVDTGMGLERLAAVCEKKNSVFETDLFTPIMKILNNGDSPEKQRIIADHIRSAVFLICEGILPLNVERGYVLRRLLRKIFTNIEILELEQEKIYELAKAVVENYKNIYPEIGRNEDRIITVIQQESEKFEKAKESGRKIYDRIKKSLLEGIITGANAFELYSTHSIPLEITEEWARRDNMKIKNRDDFFKLQKEHQEISRAGAEKKFGGVGKEASSPEAIKLHTATHLLHASLRKLLGDGVKQMGSDITSERLRFDFSFDRKLTDGEIGEIEKMVNEKIKENLPVNKNEMTLKEAIDGGAIAFFREKYPDTVSVYSIGGFSKEICAGPHIEKTGHLGNFKITKQESVGSGIRRIKAILGQ
- the infA gene encoding translation initiation factor IF-1 gives rise to the protein MSEKKQTHRLEGVIEEALPSTTFRVKLDNGKEILAHLAGKLRINRIKVLPGDNVVVELASLDDDRGRIVYRRK
- the rpmJ gene encoding 50S ribosomal protein L36, giving the protein MKIRASVKKVCNKCKTVRRKGHVYVICQNPKHKQRQGK
- the rpsM gene encoding 30S ribosomal protein S13; translation: MARISGVNLPPKKRIEIALTYVYGIGNSSSKKILQELKIDLDKKAEELNNDEIRLIQDAISAKYKVEGDAKKIQMMAIKRLKDINSWRGSRHKKNLPVRGQTTRVNSRTVRGNTRKTVGSGRKAAPGPK
- the rpsK gene encoding 30S ribosomal protein S11 — translated: MGKKKVIKKSTEELLKEREDIESKMQKGAGELGADRARVQNGFLYIYSSYNNTILTLTDEIGSVLCWISAGKIGFKGTKKGTPYAANRVAESMAQNIQKFRLDKISVKVKGIGSGRESAIRALAAHGVNIVSIEDKTSVPHNGCRPAKPRKC
- the rpsD gene encoding 30S ribosomal protein S4; translation: MENAKCKICRRTGRKLFLKGEKCLSAKCPMIKKAYPPGSAGKRRGRALSEYGKELKEKQKLKEWYGLRERQFSNYVNKVLEKAHRAKTEENPAELLVKELESRLDNTVFRLGIASNRAQARQLVSHGHFSVNGKPVDIPSFSLKKGDKVSIRPNSLKKPVFEKLSVNIKKYQAPTWLKLDKEKIEGEFIGKPNLEEVAPPAEISSIFEFYSR
- a CDS encoding DNA-directed RNA polymerase subunit alpha: MNMISLPKVPMISEKDNNRAVFIIEGLYPGYGITVGNALRRVLLSSLEGAAVAQARIKGAQHEFATLPGVLEDVITICLNLKKLRFKLFSDEPQQATLKLQGEKEVFGKDLKLPSQLELVNKDLHIATLTNKKAVFEMDILVQKGIGYEPRETRDKEKLEIGQISLDAIYTPIQRVSYKVDNIRVGDRTDFERLSLEIETDGTMSPEEALMKATEILINHFTLIFDEKSNLIKEKPSAKKPSDKDGSKKGKEVKKAKKDKKAKEAKEVKSFEELKFSVRTINALDNAHIKNISGLARKKEIDILKIEGLGPKGLQEIKKAFKKLGIEM
- the rplQ gene encoding 50S ribosomal protein L17: MQKRIKGRKFHRKAGPRKALLKTLASSLILKGKIETTEAKAKELSSFIEKKITKAGKGDLAARRELAKLFAPLIVKKLVNEIAPLYKNQQGGYTRVIKTGPRKSDSARMAIIELIEKPKPKTQNPKTETRK
- the rplM gene encoding 50S ribosomal protein L13, producing MERQTHTIDAAGRPLGRVATQVVALLRGKHKEDFVPNKDIGDFVVITNFGKVKFTGKKLEKKNYYRYSGYPGGLKEIPLSRIFSQDPAQVMRRAVLGMLPKNKLRDQQIKRLKVEL
- the rpsI gene encoding 30S ribosomal protein S9; this encodes MAAERYIEAVGRRKTAVARARLFTAKDKIEFLVNGKDFKEYFRSSESQRNVLSALEMMNCLDKFNISIKVSGGGISAQSEAVRHGISRALIKFNPDFRKRLKKAGFLTRDPRMRERKKFGLKRARRGPQWSKR
- the murA gene encoding UDP-N-acetylglucosamine 1-carboxyvinyltransferase yields the protein MAEQFIINGGKRLKGTIEARGAKNACFPILAATLLTNEECIIDNIPLIEDVFCLIEIIKSLGKEVEWIKKRTLRITQKSPLDAKKINQKLVSKLRGSVLLLGPLLARCKTIRFAQPGGCVIGARPISTHLDAFSQLGVDIGEEVTEQAEYFRLEIKNKSADEIILNEFSVTATENALLFASALPKKTIIKAADCDYSTQELVKFLNKMGAKIKAFGSHNFSVVGRKKLSGAKHKILNDPIEAGTFILMAAATRSDIIVKNVEISYLEFPLKRLRDFGLPIEIIGKDKVRVKQWASFRMEKVQAMPFPGIPTDLLPLFGVLATQAEGTTLLHDPLYDGRLRYLNELNKMGAQIIFADPHRAIINGPTTLRGVTVDSPDLRGGASLIVGALLAKGETVINNIYQIDRGYERIEERLQKLGADIRRVQS